In one Arachis duranensis cultivar V14167 chromosome 9, aradu.V14167.gnm2.J7QH, whole genome shotgun sequence genomic region, the following are encoded:
- the LOC107464634 gene encoding LOW QUALITY PROTEIN: serine/threonine-protein kinase MHK (The sequence of the model RefSeq protein was modified relative to this genomic sequence to represent the inferred CDS: deleted 1 base in 1 codon): protein MERYKILKELGDGSCGHVYKAHDTRTNEIVAVKRLKRKFCFWEEYTNVREVKALRKMNHPNIIKLREVISENNELFFIFDYMDCNLYQLIKDREKPFSEEEIRRFMKQVLQGLSHMHKRGFFHRDLKPENLLVTNDVIKIADFGLAREVSSMPPYTQYVSTRWYRAPEVLLQSPCYTPAVDMWAVGAILAELFTLTPIFPGESEIDQMYKIYHVLGTPDLAAFPMGTNNSLLLELVGHEFVPPMKLSDIIPNASLEAIDFISQLLSWDPSRRPDANQSLQHPFFAQVDTWVPSSLHARDPLELKLSSKRAKPNLELKLQDFGPDPDDCFLGLTLAVKPSVPNLDLVHNVSEGMGENMLFCSDFKDHSDQSVFWTLLSPDQNGVQNSAETSLSLSLSYSSVQHSPIGVPQSTGFSFQPMQPNILTTPFLALSSPFQRGHCL from the exons ATGGAAAG atacaaaattttgaaagagCTTGGAGATGGTTCTTGCGGTCATGTATATAAAGCCCATGATACCAGAACTAATGAGATT GTTGCTGTCAAAAGGTTGAAAAGAAAGTTTTGTTTCTGGGAAGAATACACAAATGTAAGAGAAGTTAAG GCCCTCCGTAAGATGAATCACccaaatatcataaaattgaGAGAGGTTATAAGCGAGAATAATgaattgtttttcatttttgacTACATG GACTGTAATCTTTATCAATTAATAAAAGACAGAGAAAAGCCCTTTTCAGAGGAAGAGATAAGGCGCTTCATGAAGCAAGTGCTACAAGGACTTAGCCACATGCACAAGAGAGGATTCTTTCATCGGGATTTAAAACCTG AGAATTTGCTCGTGACAAATGATGTTATTAAAATTGCTGATTTTGGCTTGGCTAGAGAAGTATCGTCAATGCCTCCTTACACTCAATATGTTTCTACCCGGTG GTACCGAGCTCCTGAAGTTTTGTTGCAATCCCCATGTTATACTCCTGCTGTTG ACATGTGGGCAGTTGGTGCAATATTAGCTGAGCTTTTCACTTTGACCCCCATATTTCCGGGTGAAAG TGAGATAGATCAAATGTACAAAATATACCATGTTCTTGGTACCCCAGACTTAGCTGCTTTCCCCATGGGCACAAACAACTCTCTGCTGTTGGAACTTGTAGGTCATGAATTT GTTCCACCTATGAAGCTTTCTGATATCATTCCAAATGCTAGCTTGGAAGCTATAGATTTTATCTCA CAACTCTTATCATGGGACCCATCAAGAAGACCAGATGCAAATCAGTCATTGCAACATCCTTTTTTC GCACAGGTTGATACATGGGTTCCTTCTTCACTTCATGCCCGCGATCCACTTGAGCTGAAGCTGAGTAGCAAGA GGGCAAAGCCAAATCTTGAGCTGAAACTGCAGGATTTTGGCCCTGATCCCGATGATTGTTTTCTTGGCCTGACATTAGCAGTAAAGCCTAGTGTTCCAAACTTGG ACTTGGTTCACAATGTTTCTGAGGGCATGGGAGAG AATATGCTCTTTTGCTCGGATTTTAAAGATCACTCAGACCAGTCAG TATTTTGGACATTGTTATCTCCTGATCAAAATGGAGTTCAGAATTCAGCAGAGACATCATTGTCATTATCATTGTCATACAG CTCCGTGCAGCATTCGCCAATTGGAGTTCCACAATCAACAGGATTTTCCTTCCAGCCTATGCAGCCTAACATCTTAACCACACCATTTTTGGCTTTGTCTTCCCCATTCCAGCGTGGGCACTGCCTTTGA
- the LOC107464652 gene encoding LOW QUALITY PROTEIN: cyclin-L1-1 (The sequence of the model RefSeq protein was modified relative to this genomic sequence to represent the inferred CDS: inserted 1 base in 1 codon), producing MIYTAIDTFYLTDEQLQNSPSRKDGIDEATETTLRIYGCDLIQESGILLRLPQAVMATGQVLFHRFYCKKSFARFNVKKVAASCVWLASKLEESPRKARQVIIVFHRMECRRENLPIEHLDLYSKKYVDLKMELSRTERHILKEMGFICHVEHPHKFISNYLATLETPPELRQEAWNLANDSLRTTLCVRFKSEVVACGVVYAAARRFQVPLPENPPWWKAFDAEKSGIDEVCRVLAHLYSLPKAQYTPVCKDGDSFSFSNKSIESKSQSTPKDVPQSSPLGDADTAVPKGATGEADIESVGGALAKQIDKLRESKKSDDESKSAATEGGARDELTLKSKSDRKMEASGDIRRDRDRDRERDRDRDRDRDRDRDRDRVXRRSRERSKETGHSEKSKHHSSRDRDYHGSSYPSREKERHRHH from the exons ATGATCTACACTGCAATTGACACATTCTATCTGACAGATGAGCAGCTACAGAATTCACCATCCAGAAAAGATGGCATAGATGAAGCCACTGAGACCACCCTTAGAATCTATGGCTGTGATCTCATTCAAGAAAGTGGCATCTTGCTTCGGTT ACCACAAGCAGTCATGGCCACTGGGCAGGTTTTGTTTCATCGCTTCTATTGCAAGAAGTCATTTGCAAGGTTCAATGTGAAG AAAGTGGCTGCAAGCTGTGTGTGGCTTGCTTCAAAACTGGAGGAAAGCCCTAGAAAAGCAAGACAAGTAATCATAGTTTTTCACAGAATGGAATGCAGGAGGGAGAACCTGCCAATTGAGCATTTAGACTTGTATTCCAAG AAATATGTTGATTTAAAGATGGAGTTGAGTAGAACGGAGAGACATATTTTGAAAGAAATGGGGTTCATTTGTCATGTTGAGCATCCTCATAAATTCATATCAAATTACCTTGCTACACTTGAAACACCACCAGAATTGAGGCAAGAAGCTTGGAATCTAGCTAATGATAG TCTGCGCACTACATTGTGTGTTCGATTTAAGAGTGAGGTCGTTGCTTGTGGTGTTGTGTATGCTGCTGCTCGTAGGTTCCAAGTACCCCTTCCGGAGAATCCACCATGGTGGAAAGCATTTGATGCAGAGAAGTCTGGGATAGACGAAGTGTGCAGGGTTCTGGCTCACCTTTATAGCCTACCTAAGGCACAATACACACCAGTCTGCAAAGATGGGGACTCATTTTCATTCTCCAACAAATCCATAGAATCAAAGTCTCAGTCAACCCCTAAG GATGTTCCGCAAAGTAGCCCGTTAGGTGATGCTGACACTGCAGTTCCAAAGGGTGCTACTGGGGAAGCCGATATTGAATCGGTTGGAGGTGCATTGGCTAAGCAAATTGATAAGCTGAGGGAATCCAAGAAATCCGATGATGAATCCAAGAGTGCAGCAACAGAAGGAGGAGCAAGAGATGAACTCACGCTGAAGTCCAAGTCTGACCGTAAAATGGAGGCCAGTGGGGATATTCGCCGGGATAGGGACAGAGACAGGGAGAGGGACAGGGACAGAGACAGGGACAGGGACAGGGACAGGGACAGGGACAGGG GTCGTCGATCCAGGGAGAGATCAAAGGAAACGg GACATTCAGAGAAGTCAAAACACCATTCATCACGTG atCGTGACTATCATGGTTCCTCCTACCCTTCAAGGGAGAAAGAGCGCCATAGACATCACTGA